A genomic stretch from Physeter macrocephalus isolate SW-GA chromosome 12, ASM283717v5, whole genome shotgun sequence includes:
- the CHST10 gene encoding carbohydrate sulfotransferase 10 isoform X3 codes for MHHQWLLLATCFWVIFMFMVASKFITLTFKDPDAYSAKQEFLFLTAAPDAGRSLRETHFPEELKLTGKMLPGGRLIQPLVYMQRLELVRNVCRDDTLRNLSHTAVSKFVLDRMFVCDRHKILFCQTPKVGNTQWKKVLIVLNGAFPSIEEIPESVVHDHEKNGLPRLSSFSDAEIQKRLKTYFKFFIVRDPFERLISAFKDKFVHNPRFEPWYRHEIAPGIIRKYRRNRTETRGIQFEDFVRYLGDPNRRRLDLHFGDHVIHWVTYVELCAPCEITYSVIGHHETLEDDAPYILKEAGIDHLVSYPAIPPGITAYNRTKVEHYFLGISKRDVRRLYARFEGDFKLFGYQRPDFLLN; via the exons CCTACAGCGCCAAGCAGGAGTTTCTGTTCCTGACCGCCGCGCCCGACGCGGGGAGGTCGCTGAGAGAGACGCACTTCCCAGAGGAGCTGAAG CTGACCGGGAAGATGCTGCCGGGAGGGCGGCTCATTCAACCCTTGGTCTATATGCAGCGTCTGGAGCTCGTCAGAAACGTGTGCAGGGACGACACCCTGAGGAACCTCTCACACACCGCCGTCTCCAAGTTTGTCCTCGACCGGATGTTCGTCTGTGACAGGCACAAGATTCTCTTCTGCCAGACCCCCAAAGTAGGCAACACCCAGTGGAAGAAAGTGCTGATCGTGCTGAACG GAGCCTTTCCTTCCATCGAAGAGATCCCTGAAAGCGTGGTGCACGACCACGAGAAGAACGGCCTCCCGCGTCTCTCTTCCTTCAGCGATGCAGAAATTCAGAAGCG cttGAAGACATACTTCAAGTTTTTTATCGTAAGGGATCCCTTCGAGAGACTGATTTCTGCGTTTAAGGATAAGTTTGTTCACAACCCCCGCTTTGAGCCTTGGTACAGGCACGAGATCGCCCCTGGCATCATCAGGAAGTATAGGAGGAACCGAACGGAGACCAGGGGCATCCAGTTTGAGGACTTCGTGCGCTACCTGGGTGACCCGAACCGTAGGCGGCTGGACCTTCATTTTGGGGACCACGTCATCCACTGGGTGACGTACGTGGAGCTGTGCGCGCCCTGCGAGATCACGTACAGCGTCATCGGCCACCACGAGACCCTAGAGGACGACGCCCCGTACATCCTGAAGGAGGCCGGCATAGACCACCTGGTGTCTTACCCCGCCATCCCCCCGGGCATCACCGCGTATAACAGAACCAAAGTCGAGCACTACTTTCTGGGCATCAGCAAACGAGACGTCCGGCGCCTCTACGCACGTTTTGAAGGGGACTTTAAACTCTTTGGGTATCAGAGGCCAGATTTTTTGCTCAACTAA
- the CHST10 gene encoding carbohydrate sulfotransferase 10 isoform X1 produces MHHQWLLLATCFWVIFMFMVASKFITLTFKDPDAYSAKQEFLFLTAAPDAGRSLRETHFPEELKLTGKMLPGGRLIQPLVYMQRLELVRNVCRDDTLRNLSHTAVSKFVLDRMFVCDRHKILFCQTPKVGNTQWKKVLIVLNGGLWITRSFSSLSACPQKQLKFQDLNVDTGMAHGERGPGLRDGHLSLKAASPTRPLPVCLPGAFPSIEEIPESVVHDHEKNGLPRLSSFSDAEIQKRLKTYFKFFIVRDPFERLISAFKDKFVHNPRFEPWYRHEIAPGIIRKYRRNRTETRGIQFEDFVRYLGDPNRRRLDLHFGDHVIHWVTYVELCAPCEITYSVIGHHETLEDDAPYILKEAGIDHLVSYPAIPPGITAYNRTKVEHYFLGISKRDVRRLYARFEGDFKLFGYQRPDFLLN; encoded by the exons CCTACAGCGCCAAGCAGGAGTTTCTGTTCCTGACCGCCGCGCCCGACGCGGGGAGGTCGCTGAGAGAGACGCACTTCCCAGAGGAGCTGAAG CTGACCGGGAAGATGCTGCCGGGAGGGCGGCTCATTCAACCCTTGGTCTATATGCAGCGTCTGGAGCTCGTCAGAAACGTGTGCAGGGACGACACCCTGAGGAACCTCTCACACACCGCCGTCTCCAAGTTTGTCCTCGACCGGATGTTCGTCTGTGACAGGCACAAGATTCTCTTCTGCCAGACCCCCAAAGTAGGCAACACCCAGTGGAAGAAAGTGCTGATCGTGCTGAACG GTGGCCTGTGGATCACCAGAAGCTTTTCTTCACTCTCAGCCTGCCCGCAGAAGCAGTTGAAATTCCAGGACCTAAACGTGGATACTGGGATGGCCCACGGGGAACGCGGGCCCGGGCTTCGAGACGGGCATCTGTCTTTAAAGGCAGCATCCCCAACACGCCCTCTCCCTGTTTGCCTCCCAGGAGCCTTTCCTTCCATCGAAGAGATCCCTGAAAGCGTGGTGCACGACCACGAGAAGAACGGCCTCCCGCGTCTCTCTTCCTTCAGCGATGCAGAAATTCAGAAGCG cttGAAGACATACTTCAAGTTTTTTATCGTAAGGGATCCCTTCGAGAGACTGATTTCTGCGTTTAAGGATAAGTTTGTTCACAACCCCCGCTTTGAGCCTTGGTACAGGCACGAGATCGCCCCTGGCATCATCAGGAAGTATAGGAGGAACCGAACGGAGACCAGGGGCATCCAGTTTGAGGACTTCGTGCGCTACCTGGGTGACCCGAACCGTAGGCGGCTGGACCTTCATTTTGGGGACCACGTCATCCACTGGGTGACGTACGTGGAGCTGTGCGCGCCCTGCGAGATCACGTACAGCGTCATCGGCCACCACGAGACCCTAGAGGACGACGCCCCGTACATCCTGAAGGAGGCCGGCATAGACCACCTGGTGTCTTACCCCGCCATCCCCCCGGGCATCACCGCGTATAACAGAACCAAAGTCGAGCACTACTTTCTGGGCATCAGCAAACGAGACGTCCGGCGCCTCTACGCACGTTTTGAAGGGGACTTTAAACTCTTTGGGTATCAGAGGCCAGATTTTTTGCTCAACTAA
- the CHST10 gene encoding carbohydrate sulfotransferase 10 isoform X2 encodes MHHQWLLLATCFWVIFMFMVASKFITLTFKDPDAYSAKQEFLFLTAAPDAGRSLRETHFPEELKLTGKMLPGGRLIQPLVYMQRLELVRNVCRDDTLRNLSHTAVSKFVLDRMFVCDRHKILFCQTPKVGNTQWKKVLIVLNGACSARRGAFPSIEEIPESVVHDHEKNGLPRLSSFSDAEIQKRLKTYFKFFIVRDPFERLISAFKDKFVHNPRFEPWYRHEIAPGIIRKYRRNRTETRGIQFEDFVRYLGDPNRRRLDLHFGDHVIHWVTYVELCAPCEITYSVIGHHETLEDDAPYILKEAGIDHLVSYPAIPPGITAYNRTKVEHYFLGISKRDVRRLYARFEGDFKLFGYQRPDFLLN; translated from the exons CCTACAGCGCCAAGCAGGAGTTTCTGTTCCTGACCGCCGCGCCCGACGCGGGGAGGTCGCTGAGAGAGACGCACTTCCCAGAGGAGCTGAAG CTGACCGGGAAGATGCTGCCGGGAGGGCGGCTCATTCAACCCTTGGTCTATATGCAGCGTCTGGAGCTCGTCAGAAACGTGTGCAGGGACGACACCCTGAGGAACCTCTCACACACCGCCGTCTCCAAGTTTGTCCTCGACCGGATGTTCGTCTGTGACAGGCACAAGATTCTCTTCTGCCAGACCCCCAAAGTAGGCAACACCCAGTGGAAGAAAGTGCTGATCGTGCTGAACGGTGCGTGCAGCGCCCGGCGAG GAGCCTTTCCTTCCATCGAAGAGATCCCTGAAAGCGTGGTGCACGACCACGAGAAGAACGGCCTCCCGCGTCTCTCTTCCTTCAGCGATGCAGAAATTCAGAAGCG cttGAAGACATACTTCAAGTTTTTTATCGTAAGGGATCCCTTCGAGAGACTGATTTCTGCGTTTAAGGATAAGTTTGTTCACAACCCCCGCTTTGAGCCTTGGTACAGGCACGAGATCGCCCCTGGCATCATCAGGAAGTATAGGAGGAACCGAACGGAGACCAGGGGCATCCAGTTTGAGGACTTCGTGCGCTACCTGGGTGACCCGAACCGTAGGCGGCTGGACCTTCATTTTGGGGACCACGTCATCCACTGGGTGACGTACGTGGAGCTGTGCGCGCCCTGCGAGATCACGTACAGCGTCATCGGCCACCACGAGACCCTAGAGGACGACGCCCCGTACATCCTGAAGGAGGCCGGCATAGACCACCTGGTGTCTTACCCCGCCATCCCCCCGGGCATCACCGCGTATAACAGAACCAAAGTCGAGCACTACTTTCTGGGCATCAGCAAACGAGACGTCCGGCGCCTCTACGCACGTTTTGAAGGGGACTTTAAACTCTTTGGGTATCAGAGGCCAGATTTTTTGCTCAACTAA